A single genomic interval of Saccharospirillum mangrovi harbors:
- a CDS encoding methyl-accepting chemotaxis protein, protein MTGFALPRPSIVLRIGLGFSLVLAVVAIATGIGIGYGRQTIHSVDQLTDNATPIVTTNNDLDLAISRAAERFQQALSQHDEANLAPQRERLAASQARQRELAEQLSQLLGGLDDAADASDRLAELTERLAQMSQLTDTALNQHQQSLTTRARFDGDAARADQLAADIGPLFEDLLFSLPDDYSLAVAYEFYASFLSGLMVIKNISLADSLEQLAEREQQFQQWDQNHQTQFFNFTTLAMRVPEAQTFMRSAQDTSDLLTQLTQGSDDQPGLIADRRTLLNVETEQAQTLADLGELQRQAETQLAALNEFAQNYSQRTNDTVARHLMLSQLASSAALAIAIGVTLVVLWLIVRSIRPPMRRLQTALGALSQGDLSVRLMHHSRDEMGELSQAVETVRQSLNKIIDDLRQRALTMQRSAQDSQSLAKRLNQNAGRQSEDIESLSASMTEMSASIQAVADTTRQGMDESQQANSDIASTLQEMRNNQQSLAQLSEAFEQSVRTMNDLTQQMQDVETVSGDIESIAEQTNLLALNAAIEAARAGENGRGFAVVADEVRALASRTADSTTRIRDIIEQLTRGYGQLAERLNDNRVAIEQCYRVAEHSSHSLDGFRQRIGLIDELSRSIAEATGEQDRSGQEMSERLVRVAEVARQTRDGAQSALDDSQRLGDIATQLETEVERFRLDR, encoded by the coding sequence ATGACAGGTTTCGCTTTGCCCCGCCCCAGTATCGTGTTGCGCATCGGCTTGGGTTTCAGTCTGGTGCTGGCGGTGGTCGCCATCGCCACCGGCATTGGCATCGGCTACGGTCGCCAGACCATTCACAGTGTCGATCAGCTGACTGACAACGCCACCCCCATCGTCACCACCAACAACGATCTCGACCTGGCCATCAGCCGCGCCGCCGAACGGTTCCAGCAAGCGCTGAGTCAGCACGACGAAGCCAACCTGGCGCCGCAGCGCGAACGCCTGGCGGCCAGTCAGGCGCGCCAGCGCGAGTTGGCGGAACAACTGTCTCAGTTACTGGGCGGGCTGGACGACGCCGCTGACGCCAGCGACCGTCTTGCCGAATTAACCGAACGGCTGGCGCAGATGTCGCAACTGACCGATACCGCCCTGAATCAGCACCAGCAAAGCCTGACCACGCGCGCGCGCTTTGACGGCGACGCCGCCCGCGCCGACCAATTGGCCGCCGACATCGGCCCCTTGTTCGAAGACCTGCTGTTCTCACTGCCCGACGACTATTCGCTGGCCGTCGCTTACGAATTTTACGCCTCCTTTCTCAGCGGCCTGATGGTGATTAAAAACATCAGTCTGGCGGATTCACTCGAACAACTGGCCGAGCGCGAACAGCAATTCCAGCAATGGGACCAAAACCACCAGACGCAGTTCTTCAACTTCACCACCCTGGCGATGCGCGTGCCGGAAGCCCAGACGTTCATGCGCTCAGCTCAGGATACCTCGGACCTGCTGACGCAACTGACACAAGGCAGCGACGATCAACCCGGTTTGATCGCCGACCGCCGGACCCTGCTGAACGTGGAAACCGAACAGGCACAAACGCTGGCTGACCTTGGCGAATTACAGCGTCAGGCGGAAACCCAACTGGCCGCACTGAACGAGTTCGCTCAGAACTATTCACAGCGCACCAACGACACCGTCGCCCGACATCTGATGTTGAGCCAACTCGCCAGCAGCGCCGCTCTGGCGATTGCCATCGGCGTGACGCTGGTGGTGCTGTGGTTGATCGTGCGCTCCATCCGGCCACCGATGCGCCGCCTGCAAACCGCACTGGGCGCTTTGTCGCAAGGCGATCTCAGCGTCCGGCTGATGCATCACAGCCGCGATGAAATGGGCGAATTGAGCCAGGCGGTCGAGACGGTCCGGCAATCGCTGAACAAGATCATCGACGATCTGCGCCAGCGCGCCTTGACCATGCAACGCTCGGCGCAAGACAGCCAATCGCTCGCCAAACGCCTCAACCAAAACGCCGGACGCCAGAGCGAAGACATCGAATCGCTGTCGGCATCGATGACCGAAATGAGCGCATCCATTCAGGCCGTGGCCGACACCACACGCCAAGGCATGGACGAAAGCCAACAGGCCAACAGCGACATCGCCAGCACCTTGCAGGAAATGCGCAACAACCAGCAATCGCTGGCGCAACTGAGCGAAGCCTTTGAGCAGTCGGTGCGCACCATGAACGATCTGACACAACAGATGCAGGACGTCGAAACGGTGTCGGGCGACATCGAAAGCATCGCCGAACAGACCAATTTATTGGCGTTGAACGCCGCCATTGAAGCCGCCCGCGCCGGTGAGAATGGTCGCGGTTTTGCTGTGGTTGCCGACGAAGTCCGAGCGCTCGCCAGCCGTACGGCCGACTCCACCACCCGCATCCGCGACATCATCGAACAACTGACACGCGGCTACGGCCAACTGGCCGAACGCCTGAATGACAACCGCGTCGCCATTGAGCAGTGTTACCGCGTCGCCGAGCATTCCAGCCACAGCCTGGACGGTTTCCGTCAGCGCATTGGTTTGATCGACGAACTCAGCCGCAGCATCGCCGAAGCCACGGGCGAGCAGGACCGCTCCGGTCAGGAGATGAGCGAACGACTGGTGCGCGTGGCCGAAGTGGCCCGCCAAACCCGAGACGGCGCTCAATCGGCACTGGACGACAGCCAACGCCTGGGCGACATCGCCACTCAATTGGAAACCGAAGTCGAACGCTTCCGGCTCGACCGTTAA
- a CDS encoding helix-turn-helix domain-containing protein → MSVAKPSYEAVYEADRSFRYLAHGADSSLVRWHYHDEYELHLIQSTEGNAFIGDYVGPFRPGTVFLCGPYLPHNWVSLGHFEKGIRDRVINFSDQRIQALAECLPEMRSLQAMLADSRYGIEFSPDASADVIDDFAEIAGLKGMARVLRFLEIMTRLAESGDYRLLSSRSYESESDTQTEARVNSAVSYIIEHCTRELTLDEVAGHMGLAPSFFSRWFKKATGYRFIDFVTRLRISRACEQLEVSTKPITNICFEAGFANVANFNRHFLKIKGMTPRQYRESIALRGKTPIKVSLRR, encoded by the coding sequence ATGAGTGTTGCAAAACCGAGTTATGAAGCCGTCTACGAAGCCGACCGCAGCTTTCGCTATCTGGCGCACGGCGCCGACAGCTCACTGGTGCGCTGGCATTACCACGACGAATACGAACTTCACCTGATTCAAAGCACCGAGGGCAATGCCTTTATCGGTGATTACGTTGGCCCGTTCCGTCCCGGTACGGTGTTTTTGTGTGGCCCTTATTTACCCCACAACTGGGTGTCGCTCGGACATTTTGAGAAAGGCATTCGCGATCGGGTGATCAACTTTTCCGATCAGCGCATTCAGGCGCTCGCCGAGTGTCTGCCGGAAATGCGCAGCCTGCAGGCAATGCTGGCGGATTCGCGTTACGGCATTGAGTTTTCGCCTGACGCCAGCGCCGACGTCATCGACGATTTCGCCGAAATCGCCGGCTTAAAAGGCATGGCGCGGGTACTGCGCTTCCTGGAGATCATGACGCGGCTGGCGGAGTCGGGCGATTATCGATTGTTGTCGAGCCGCTCGTACGAGAGCGAGTCGGATACTCAGACCGAAGCGCGCGTCAATTCAGCGGTCAGTTACATCATTGAGCACTGCACGCGCGAACTGACACTGGATGAAGTGGCCGGCCACATGGGCCTGGCGCCCTCGTTCTTCTCGCGCTGGTTCAAGAAGGCAACTGGTTATCGGTTTATCGATTTCGTCACCCGCCTGCGCATCAGCCGCGCTTGCGAACAACTGGAAGTCAGCACCAAACCCATCACCAATATCTGCTTCGAAGCAGGCTTCGCCAATGTGGCGAATTTCAATCGGCATTTCCTGAAAATCAAAGGCATGACACCGCGCCAATACCGCGAATCCATCGCGCTGCGCGGCAAAACACCGATCAAGGTTTCCCTGCGTCGCTAG
- a CDS encoding methylamine utilization protein: MNKGWLTGAVLAGWLIGPVQAIAATLPTLHFTDNTGKDVPDAVVELKDATAVTPPQTPDEVIVDQINIAFVPEIAVIRVGTKVRFPNSDETRHHVYSFSEAKPFELQLYKGNDAPPIEFDKAGLVALGCNIHDSMRGYIYVVEGSLFGQTDDQGAVTLPAFNAEQSPYLVIWHPDMETPFQLAIADLADPNADRLDIQLPFELTVDDPSQSPSSLYDRLQRYQSDGN; encoded by the coding sequence ATGAACAAGGGATGGTTAACCGGGGCTGTATTGGCGGGATGGCTGATAGGTCCGGTACAAGCGATAGCAGCAACCTTACCAACGCTGCATTTTACCGATAATACGGGTAAGGACGTGCCCGATGCCGTGGTCGAGCTGAAAGACGCGACTGCTGTGACGCCGCCGCAGACACCGGATGAGGTCATTGTCGATCAGATCAACATTGCCTTTGTGCCGGAAATCGCGGTTATCCGCGTTGGCACCAAGGTGCGTTTCCCCAACAGCGACGAAACCCGTCATCACGTCTATTCGTTCTCCGAAGCCAAGCCGTTCGAGTTGCAACTCTATAAAGGCAACGACGCGCCGCCGATTGAATTCGATAAAGCCGGTCTGGTTGCCCTGGGCTGCAACATTCACGATTCCATGCGCGGCTACATCTATGTGGTCGAAGGCTCACTCTTCGGCCAGACCGACGATCAGGGCGCCGTTACGCTGCCGGCTTTCAACGCTGAGCAATCGCCGTATCTGGTGATCTGGCATCCGGATATGGAAACGCCGTTCCAACTGGCGATTGCCGATCTGGCCGACCCCAATGCTGATCGTCTGGATATCCAGCTGCCGTTTGAATTGACCGTCGATGATCCGTCGCAGTCGCCGTCGAGTTTGTACGACCGTCTGCAAAGGTATCAGTCCGATGGCAATTAG
- a CDS encoding putative bifunctional diguanylate cyclase/phosphodiesterase: MAISFRTRLLLIFLSLLGLTLSVTLWAVLRATDANARAGANRELAVAERVFDTLLTDNSRQLTDRTTLLAEDFGFKQAIATNEEGTIVSVLANHGDRVGADMIVLMSPDGEVLISTHDIDSELAELGDSIRQQQRPFSVLALAEDAPYQLVMVPVQAPQLIAWVGMGFIMDTALLDSFRDITGTNITLLYRAGESAPVQSFTTLNAELPVAELAGDFASVLDQATDQFGESGWLSRQGVLKDRDGQQLGMLLSVSLQEALAAYDGLRNQMLAIAAIALVLAALATALIAGGISRPISALVVAARRIGQGNYNQKVALHGNNEFAVLGDTLDSMQSAIQERERHILYQAQHDLLTGLPNRDQIGRLITERLAEEPIAPFGVILLQLSNFDDLSDVYGLSVMDAVLPQVASRLADTCRDLDKVGRIGTDEFLLLVDGLMEDGAVAEADRYLALFDDAFRHDSLEIKVEARLGMVFCPQQANDYEDLMRRCHLAISEARHLGHSVATYQDGQDERHLRRITVTNRLQQAIAEGGFQLMFQPQYSLEHQRMRSVEVLIRWNDPVLGRMFPDEFIPLAEQSGDITLITDWVFNESIRQMRRWQADGYPDLGISVNLSAKDILKDSFVDSLLARIQQHGLKGEELILEVTESAMMADTERALKNLKRLYDAGVELAMDDFGTGFSSLAQLKSMPVHELKIDKAFILNLATDADDQRIVKSTIEMALQLGLSVLAEGVEDQRSIALLEAMGCHCIQGYCLAKALPYEDLMAWLATFNREPESFLQA; the protein is encoded by the coding sequence ATGGCAATTAGTTTCCGAACTCGCCTGCTGCTGATTTTCCTCAGCCTACTCGGGCTGACACTGTCGGTTACGCTCTGGGCGGTATTGCGCGCGACGGACGCCAATGCGCGTGCTGGCGCTAACCGCGAATTGGCCGTGGCCGAACGCGTCTTCGATACGCTGCTTACCGATAACAGCCGTCAGTTGACTGACCGCACCACCTTGCTGGCAGAAGATTTCGGCTTCAAGCAGGCCATTGCCACCAACGAAGAAGGCACCATCGTCAGCGTTCTGGCTAACCACGGTGATCGGGTCGGGGCCGACATGATTGTGTTAATGAGCCCGGACGGCGAGGTGTTGATCAGTACTCACGACATCGACTCCGAACTGGCGGAACTGGGCGATTCGATTCGTCAGCAACAACGCCCGTTCAGCGTTCTGGCGCTGGCCGAAGACGCGCCCTACCAACTGGTGATGGTGCCGGTGCAGGCACCGCAATTGATCGCCTGGGTTGGCATGGGGTTCATCATGGACACCGCCTTGCTGGATAGCTTCCGCGACATCACCGGTACCAACATCACCTTGCTGTACCGCGCTGGTGAATCCGCGCCGGTGCAGAGTTTCACGACCTTGAACGCTGAATTGCCGGTAGCCGAACTGGCCGGCGATTTCGCGTCGGTACTGGACCAGGCCACGGATCAGTTTGGTGAGTCGGGTTGGTTAAGCCGCCAGGGCGTACTCAAAGACAGAGACGGCCAGCAACTGGGCATGTTGCTGTCGGTGTCGTTGCAGGAGGCACTGGCCGCCTACGATGGTTTGCGTAATCAGATGCTCGCCATTGCTGCCATCGCGCTGGTGTTGGCCGCACTGGCTACCGCCTTGATCGCCGGCGGCATCAGCCGACCGATCAGCGCCCTGGTGGTGGCCGCACGGCGCATCGGCCAGGGCAACTACAACCAGAAAGTGGCGTTGCATGGTAACAACGAATTCGCGGTGCTGGGCGACACGCTCGACTCCATGCAAAGCGCTATTCAGGAGCGTGAGCGACATATCCTCTATCAGGCACAACACGACCTGCTGACCGGCTTGCCCAACCGCGATCAGATTGGCCGCCTGATTACCGAGCGCCTGGCGGAAGAGCCGATAGCGCCTTTCGGTGTCATCCTGCTGCAACTCAGTAACTTCGATGATCTCAGCGATGTTTACGGCCTGTCGGTTATGGATGCGGTCTTGCCGCAGGTCGCCAGCCGTCTGGCCGATACCTGCCGCGATCTCGACAAGGTGGGTCGCATCGGCACCGACGAATTCCTGTTGCTGGTCGATGGCCTGATGGAAGACGGCGCGGTTGCCGAAGCCGACCGTTATCTGGCGCTGTTCGACGACGCCTTCCGCCATGACAGCCTGGAAATCAAAGTCGAGGCGCGTTTGGGCATGGTGTTCTGCCCACAGCAGGCCAACGACTACGAAGACCTGATGCGCCGCTGCCATCTGGCGATCAGCGAAGCGCGGCATCTGGGCCATAGCGTCGCCACCTATCAGGATGGTCAGGACGAGCGTCATTTGCGCCGCATCACCGTGACCAACCGGCTGCAGCAGGCCATTGCCGAAGGCGGCTTCCAGCTGATGTTCCAACCGCAATACAGCCTGGAACATCAACGCATGCGTTCGGTGGAAGTGCTGATTCGCTGGAACGACCCGGTATTGGGCCGCATGTTCCCGGACGAATTCATTCCGCTGGCCGAACAGTCGGGCGATATCACTTTGATCACCGACTGGGTGTTCAACGAGTCGATCCGGCAGATGCGCCGTTGGCAGGCCGATGGCTACCCGGATCTGGGCATCAGCGTGAATTTGTCGGCTAAAGACATCCTCAAGGACAGCTTTGTCGACAGCCTGCTGGCGCGCATTCAACAGCACGGTCTGAAAGGCGAAGAGCTGATTCTGGAAGTTACCGAAAGCGCCATGATGGCCGACACCGAACGAGCGCTGAAAAACCTCAAGCGGCTTTACGACGCCGGCGTCGAACTGGCGATGGACGATTTCGGCACCGGCTTCTCGTCGCTGGCGCAATTGAAGTCGATGCCGGTGCACGAATTGAAGATCGACAAGGCGTTTATTCTCAACTTAGCGACCGACGCCGACGACCAACGCATCGTCAAATCCACCATCGAGATGGCGCTGCAATTAGGGCTGAGTGTGCTGGCCGAAGGGGTGGAAGATCAGCGCTCCATCGCCTTGCTTGAGGCCATGGGTTGCCACTGCATTCAGGGCTATTGCCTGGCCAAGGCGCTGCCGTATGAAGACTTGATGGCCTGGCTTGCCACCTTCAATCGCGAGCCAGAAAGCTTTTTACAGGCTTAA
- a CDS encoding DMT family protein, whose protein sequence is MPPLVITILLLACSNVFMTFAWYAHLKTLNHKPWIIAALLSWGIALFEYLLQVPANRIGHSVYSVGQLKILQEVITLTVFVPFALFYLREPLKLDYLWAGLCLLGAVFFIFRDRLA, encoded by the coding sequence GTGCCGCCTCTGGTCATCACCATCCTGTTGTTAGCCTGCTCCAACGTCTTCATGACCTTCGCCTGGTACGCCCACCTTAAGACGCTCAATCACAAACCCTGGATCATCGCCGCCTTGCTCAGCTGGGGCATCGCGCTGTTCGAATATCTGTTGCAGGTTCCGGCCAACCGAATAGGACACAGCGTCTACAGCGTCGGCCAACTGAAGATATTGCAGGAAGTAATCACGCTGACGGTATTCGTGCCGTTCGCGTTGTTTTATCTGCGGGAACCGCTCAAGTTGGATTATTTATGGGCCGGATTGTGTCTGCTCGGTGCGGTGTTTTTTATCTTCCGCGACCGCCTCGCCTGA
- a CDS encoding methyl-accepting chemotaxis protein, translating into MFSRLKIFHRLALLFAMALVAFVGIVLLLLNLVREQMLDDRTALMQSQLDSAVTLLNGLQAQAQSGEMTRAEAQSEAIRLLNQVRYLGDEYIFSLDHQTLRVLQHPSPDIMGSDGRQILDSEGTAVMVGIDRAVTAGGGRGTFAYLWPKVGDNKAQPKLSLGVSYRPWNWTLATGMYTHDIDGRFNQLLRFVLLCSSVVLVALGFLSWLIGSQISGPIRQVTKFTLGVSDDLDLNRRLPRQQSPEVNQIAESLHSMLDATRSVILDVRQQSDVLNSTSEELSQSITTTRGQIQTQLTAIDSIATAIEEMTATFEDVAHNTEKTSELATDVRATAQGGQQQLDRTREVTGRLVSEVGEAAEVIRSLAEEMKSIDDIVDVITNIADQTNLLALNAAIEAARAGEQGRGFAVVADEVRSLANKTQDSTEAIRGKIEHLQRQAEDAFTVMDDSRRYASQTTEQMSEVTESFGQIRSALDQLTDQTQQIAAATTQQTAVIQDINSNVGQINDQTLTTEEQAKAIEASSLELARVANDLSQHAARFQI; encoded by the coding sequence ATGTTCAGTCGTCTGAAGATTTTCCATCGCCTGGCGTTATTGTTTGCTATGGCATTGGTGGCGTTTGTCGGCATTGTCCTGTTGCTGTTGAATCTGGTGCGCGAGCAGATGCTCGACGACCGAACGGCCTTGATGCAATCGCAGCTCGACAGCGCCGTGACCTTGCTCAACGGCCTGCAGGCCCAAGCTCAGTCGGGCGAGATGACCCGCGCCGAGGCGCAATCGGAAGCCATTCGGTTGCTTAATCAGGTGCGTTATCTGGGCGATGAATACATCTTTTCGCTCGACCACCAGACGCTGCGAGTGCTGCAACACCCATCGCCCGACATCATGGGCAGCGATGGCCGGCAGATTCTCGACAGCGAAGGCACTGCCGTGATGGTCGGCATTGACCGGGCGGTGACCGCCGGTGGCGGGCGCGGGACTTTCGCTTATCTGTGGCCCAAGGTGGGTGACAACAAAGCGCAGCCGAAACTCAGTCTGGGCGTGTCGTATCGCCCCTGGAACTGGACGCTGGCGACCGGCATGTACACGCACGATATCGATGGCCGGTTCAACCAATTGCTGCGCTTCGTGCTGCTGTGTTCTTCGGTTGTTCTGGTGGCGCTGGGATTTTTATCCTGGCTTATTGGCAGCCAGATTTCCGGGCCGATTCGTCAGGTGACGAAATTCACTTTGGGCGTGTCGGATGATCTGGATTTGAATCGACGCCTGCCCCGCCAACAGAGCCCGGAAGTGAACCAGATTGCCGAGTCGCTGCACTCGATGCTGGACGCGACACGCAGCGTCATTTTGGATGTGCGCCAGCAAAGCGATGTGTTGAATTCAACCAGCGAAGAACTCAGCCAGTCGATCACCACGACGCGCGGCCAGATTCAGACACAATTGACCGCCATCGATTCCATCGCCACCGCCATCGAAGAAATGACCGCTACCTTCGAAGACGTGGCACACAACACCGAGAAAACCAGCGAACTGGCCACCGATGTACGCGCCACCGCTCAGGGCGGTCAGCAGCAATTGGATCGCACTCGGGAAGTCACCGGACGGTTGGTGTCGGAAGTCGGCGAAGCCGCCGAAGTGATTCGTTCGCTGGCTGAAGAAATGAAGAGCATTGACGACATCGTCGACGTCATCACCAACATTGCCGACCAGACCAACCTGCTGGCGCTAAACGCGGCGATCGAAGCCGCCCGCGCCGGCGAGCAAGGCCGTGGTTTTGCCGTGGTGGCCGACGAAGTTCGTTCACTGGCGAATAAAACGCAGGATTCCACCGAAGCGATTCGCGGCAAGATCGAGCATTTGCAGCGCCAGGCAGAAGACGCCTTTACCGTGATGGACGACAGTCGTCGTTACGCCAGCCAGACTACCGAGCAGATGAGTGAAGTGACCGAATCGTTCGGCCAGATTCGCTCGGCTTTGGACCAACTGACGGACCAGACTCAGCAAATTGCTGCTGCCACCACTCAGCAAACGGCGGTGATTCAGGACATCAACAGCAACGTCGGCCAGATCAACGACCAAACGCTGACCACCGAAGAGCAGGCCAAAGCCATCGAAGCGTCGTCGTTGGAATTAGCGCGCGTGGCGAACGACTTGTCGCAACACGCGGCGCGCTTTCAAATCTGA
- a CDS encoding AI-2E family transporter: MRQTLENRFFLILLLLVSLAFFFVLEPFWGAIFWAAAITVIFYPLQDWLLKVTGNRRNLSALITLLCCVLIVVMPVLLIVAQVVQEAIGLYQSIQQGDISPSAILDQVRTAFPVIPELLETAGIDTDSIRQRLSDFAVAASRYLAQETLSIGQNTMTLVLNLGLMLYLAFFLLRDGHTLIDLFVRALPLGDEREHRLFAKFAEVTRATVKGNLLVAIVQGALGGLIFAILGLPAAVLWGVLMAILSLIPAVGAALVWGPAAIYLYASGAWVPGTVLVVYGMVVIGLADNILRPILVGRDTKLPDYIVLFSTLGGIALMGINGFVIGPLIAALFMTFWDIFMREFNQEEDSPF; the protein is encoded by the coding sequence ATGAGGCAAACACTCGAAAACCGGTTTTTTCTGATCCTCCTGTTGCTGGTCAGCCTGGCGTTTTTCTTTGTGCTGGAGCCATTCTGGGGGGCCATCTTCTGGGCCGCCGCCATCACCGTTATCTTCTATCCCTTGCAGGATTGGTTGCTCAAAGTGACCGGCAACCGGCGCAATCTGTCGGCGCTGATCACGCTGTTGTGTTGCGTGCTGATTGTGGTGATGCCGGTGCTGTTGATCGTCGCTCAAGTGGTGCAGGAAGCCATCGGTCTGTATCAGAGCATTCAGCAGGGCGACATCTCGCCGTCGGCGATTCTCGATCAAGTTCGCACCGCCTTCCCGGTGATTCCGGAACTGCTGGAAACCGCAGGTATCGACACCGACAGCATTCGTCAGCGGCTGTCCGATTTTGCCGTTGCCGCCAGCCGTTACCTGGCGCAGGAAACCCTGAGCATCGGCCAGAACACCATGACGCTGGTGCTGAATCTGGGCCTGATGCTGTATCTGGCGTTCTTCCTGCTGCGCGACGGCCACACCCTGATCGACCTCTTTGTTCGTGCACTGCCGCTGGGTGATGAACGCGAGCACCGGCTGTTCGCCAAATTCGCTGAAGTCACCCGCGCGACGGTGAAAGGCAACTTGCTGGTCGCCATCGTACAGGGCGCTTTGGGCGGATTGATCTTCGCGATTCTGGGTTTACCAGCGGCGGTGTTGTGGGGCGTGTTGATGGCGATACTGTCGCTGATTCCGGCTGTCGGTGCCGCCCTGGTCTGGGGGCCGGCGGCCATCTATTTGTACGCCAGCGGCGCCTGGGTGCCTGGCACGGTTTTGGTGGTGTACGGCATGGTGGTGATCGGTCTGGCCGACAATATTCTGCGGCCGATTCTGGTGGGCCGCGACACCAAACTGCCCGATTACATTGTGCTGTTTTCGACGTTGGGCGGCATCGCCTTGATGGGCATCAACGGCTTTGTGATCGGGCCATTGATCGCGGCACTGTTCATGACTTTCTGGGACATCTTTATGCGCGAATTCAATCAGGAAGAAGATTCGCCGTTTTAA
- a CDS encoding DMT family transporter yields the protein MPATPRLIGFTILALIAFAANSVLCRWALGDATIDAASFTAVRLVAGALTLLVLVKLTQRDLPIQRAVKAGSLRGALGLFAYAASFSFAYIQLDTATGALILFGTVQLTLIGVSLWQGHRLNGAEWLGVLLAFAGFVYLILPDLSSPSLRGLVLMMVAGVAWGIYTLNGRGSRQPLLDTAGNFVRTAPLVLLLFVPFIDAVQISREGFWLAVMSGALASGCGYALWYAVLPSLSGVQAGVLQLSVPLLAAAGGLVFVGEAVQPRLVLAALLLLGGIALVLWGRRQSA from the coding sequence ATGCCCGCCACGCCCCGCTTGATCGGTTTCACCATCCTGGCGTTAATCGCCTTCGCCGCCAACTCGGTGTTGTGCCGCTGGGCATTGGGCGATGCCACCATCGACGCGGCTTCCTTTACCGCCGTGCGTCTGGTCGCCGGGGCACTGACGTTGTTGGTATTGGTCAAACTGACGCAGCGCGACTTGCCGATTCAACGCGCGGTCAAGGCCGGTTCGCTGCGCGGCGCGCTCGGTCTGTTTGCCTACGCCGCCAGTTTCTCCTTCGCCTACATCCAACTCGATACCGCCACCGGCGCACTCATCTTGTTCGGCACCGTCCAATTAACGCTGATCGGCGTCAGCCTGTGGCAAGGCCATCGCTTGAACGGCGCCGAATGGTTGGGCGTGCTGTTGGCCTTTGCGGGCTTTGTCTATTTGATTCTGCCTGATCTGAGTTCACCGTCGTTGCGCGGCCTGGTGCTGATGATGGTCGCGGGTGTCGCCTGGGGCATTTACACCCTGAATGGACGCGGCTCGCGCCAGCCTTTGCTGGATACCGCCGGTAATTTCGTACGCACGGCGCCTCTGGTTCTGCTGCTGTTTGTGCCGTTTATCGATGCGGTGCAGATCAGTCGCGAGGGTTTTTGGTTGGCGGTGATGTCCGGCGCGCTGGCGTCCGGCTGCGGCTATGCGCTGTGGTACGCGGTGTTGCCATCGCTCAGTGGCGTTCAGGCTGGGGTGTTGCAGTTGTCGGTGCCGTTGTTGGCGGCCGCTGGCGGTTTGGTGTTTGTCGGGGAAGCGGTGCAGCCGCGACTGGTGTTGGCAGCGCTGTTGCTGCTCGGCGGCATCGCCCTGGTGTTGTGGGGACGCCGCCAAAGCGCCTGA
- a CDS encoding cation diffusion facilitator family transporter translates to MSHHHSHNHSHGHSHGVGHYNRAFALGVALNLGFVVIEALYGFWAGSLALLADAGHNLSDVLGLLLAWGASVLANRHANRLRTFGLKKATILAALANALLLLIAIGAIAWEALQRFNEPAPVAGVTVISVAAIGTVINAATMLLFMGGQHDLNIRGAFMHMAADAAVSLGVVVAGVLILFTGANWIDPLVSLVIAAVILIGTWSLLTESLNLAVDAVPKGIDVRDVKAALLDMPEVQAVHHLHVWALSTTETALTAHLVRPNGIDDDALIQRANAMLQQRFSIGHSTLQLEHALRHCPSEVTE, encoded by the coding sequence ATGTCGCATCATCACAGCCATAATCACAGTCATGGGCACAGCCACGGCGTCGGCCATTACAACCGCGCCTTTGCACTGGGCGTAGCGCTGAATCTGGGCTTTGTTGTGATCGAAGCCTTGTATGGCTTCTGGGCTGGATCGCTGGCATTGCTGGCCGACGCCGGCCACAACCTGAGCGATGTGTTGGGTTTGCTGCTGGCCTGGGGCGCGTCGGTGCTGGCGAATCGTCACGCCAATCGGTTGCGTACCTTTGGTCTGAAAAAAGCCACCATCCTGGCCGCGCTGGCGAATGCGCTGTTGTTGTTGATCGCCATCGGCGCCATCGCCTGGGAAGCGCTGCAACGTTTCAATGAACCAGCGCCGGTGGCCGGCGTGACGGTGATCAGCGTTGCCGCCATCGGTACCGTCATCAACGCGGCGACCATGTTGTTGTTTATGGGCGGCCAGCACGATCTGAATATTCGCGGCGCCTTTATGCACATGGCGGCGGACGCGGCGGTGTCGCTTGGTGTGGTCGTGGCGGGGGTGTTGATTCTGTTTACCGGCGCGAACTGGATTGATCCACTGGTCAGTCTGGTGATTGCGGCGGTGATACTGATCGGTACCTGGTCACTGCTGACCGAATCGCTGAATCTGGCGGTGGATGCGGTGCCCAAGGGCATCGACGTGCGGGATGTGAAAGCGGCGTTATTGGACATGCCCGAGGTGCAGGCGGTGCACCATCTGCACGTCTGGGCGCTGAGCACCACGGAAACGGCGTTGACGGCGCACCTGGTGCGGCCGAACGGCATCGACGATGACGCTCTGATTCAACGCGCCAATGCCATGTTGCAACAGAGATTTTCCATCGGTCACAGCACGCTGCAACTGGAACACGCGCTGCGGCATTGCCCGAGCGAAGTGACGGAGTAA